The Branchiostoma lanceolatum isolate klBraLanc5 chromosome 3, klBraLanc5.hap2, whole genome shotgun sequence DNA segment GTACTGCACTTAAGCTATGTCTACAGCAGCTGCAGGGGAGAGTCACTATTCACCTGCTGGGTTGGGGGGGGTGTAATAGGGGAGAGTCATTACTAACCTGCTTGGTGGGGTTTACAGAAAGGGGAAGTCCACTTCTTACCTGTCTACAGCTGCTGGAGGGAAGGTTCATTACTAATCTCCAGGTTGGGGAGGGGGCAGGAAATGTTAAGTATTCACTTTTCATCTAGTAGGAGCAGTGCCTGTATCTGGGTAGGGCAGGTTGACTCAAGCTATGTCTACTGCAGAAAGAGGGACAGGGGAGATTCACTACATATTGTGTTGGGATGGGATGGGATGACAAAGGGGAGATGCAGAGAAGAGGTTCAACCCATCTTTCTAAAAACTCCatattgaagaaaatgtatcttcgtacgtttaaaatgacagattaacAATGAAAAGTAACAATGTGGGCTTTcgaacaatgagtgggacagataAACGGTAAGCTGGAGACAGGCCAGAAGCAAGCATTACGTGTGGATTTAAGTACATGGAAATTTACACCTGCTGTTGTCCCTTCTCTGCAGGTAGAGCGTTGGTCTAAGATGGCggccctgcccccctcccccaactccTACAAGTCCCTGGTGTACCAGCGAACGTTGCTCGACAGGCTGAACTTCCTCCGCAACCTCGGGctcttctgtgatgtcacaCTCGAGGTAGGTGTCATTCACCCGCtcatgcactcactcactcactcactcactcactcactcactcactcactcactcactcactcactcactcactcactcactcactcactcattcacccgctcatgcactcactcactctctcactcactcattcactcactcactcactcacccactcatgcactcactcactcactcactcaatcactcactcactcactcacgctcactcactcactcactcactctcactcactcaatcactcactcactcactcacgctcactcactcactcactcactcactctcacgcacgcacgcacgcacgcactcactcactcactcactcacgcactcactcactcactcactcactcaaatgTGCTGTAATGATTTGACACCCCCTAACccatttacatcatatctacaACATTACCTATTCCAGGTGGAAGGTAAGCTGTTCCGATGTCACCAGGTGATCCTGGCCGCCAGCAGCACCTTCTTCCAGACGCTGTTCACCCAGCAGCAGGCCGCCATCAAGCAGGCCACGCCCATCGACCTGCCCGTCGTCAAGGCGACGGCGTTCTGCCAGCTGCTTGACTTCGTGTACACCTCGGAGCTGAGTCTGACCGTGCAGACCGCCATCGACCTGCTGTCGGCCGCCAGCCTGCTGCAGATGGGACCACTGGTGGAGGCCGTGTCACACTACCTCAAGACTCATGTTGGTAAGGGTTAAGGGTCACAGGTTAAGGGTCAGATGTAAGGCCGCCATCAACCTGCTGTCGGCCGCCAGCCTGCTGCAGATGGGACCACTGGTGGAGGCCGTGTCACACTACCTCAAGACTCATGTTGGTAAGGGTTAAGGGTCAGGGATTAGGGGTCAGGGGTTACACTGGGTCAGACTGCCATCGACCTGCTGTCAGCCGCCAGCCTGCTGCAGATGGGACCGCTGGTGGAGGCCGTGTCACACTACCTCAAGACTCATGTTGGTAAGGGTTAAGGGTCAGGGGGTTAAGGATCAGACTGCCATTGACCTGCTGTTGGCCACCAGCCTGCTGCAGATGGGACCACTGGTGGAGACCACCTCAAGACTCATGTTGGTAAGGGTTAAGGGTCAGGAGTTAGGGGTTAGAGGTCAAGACTGAGTTTGCTGCGGATGGGACCACAGATGGAGGCCATCACTTTTTTATAGGTAGTACagctgaatgttttgaaaagctTGTGACAAAGAATTATCAGAggaaaaaatcaacaaaatgaattaaaaaTGGTAAagatttaacttgttttgtgTTTACAGGAGATGAGCCAGATAAACCACTGCCTCCACCGTCCTCAGCATCAGGACCAGGCCACCTCCTCCCATCCCCTCCCATTCCTGTCAGCTCCTCTACTCACCTGAACCAACACCTGCACACAACTGCAGGCTCCACACACCTGGACACACACCTGCACACACCGACCAGTCGAGAGCCCAGCGCGTTCGTCCTACACGACAGCGGCCAGTACGTCCAGCAGGACAGCCGCGGGCACCAAACCTCGACCTCCACACCAAGCCTGACCCCGCCACACGCCGTGGGCCACTTCTCGCCGCGGGCCAACCTCCGTCTGTCACCAAACGCGGATAAAGGTCGCGCGCCGCTGGACTACGGGCCGCCCTTGGTCATGCCGCCAATGCCAACTCACCAGCCCGGGTTCCGGTACGtctcattttattcattttgccaGGAAATACATGTGTTTTTCAGTTTCCTTTTAGGAGAACCCTGACATGAAATAACATAATTTGTTAccgtcaagtactgtaggagatcagggctgtctccagctttgaatttttattCGTCCCATTTATTGTGTCCCACGCTGTTAATTTCCATTGTTAAATTTATCATTTCGGGCTTACAACAAcatattttcattcaatttcatGTGATGGAGTACTGATTTTATAATGAATAgggagattttttttctgtcccaacaagcaaatttctgaccctccgtcccgggacagaaatttgccgGTTGGGACGGAAAGAATTCTGGAGACAACCCTATattagatacagatgcagaaacctATCTTTGTCCCAGGTACGGCGTGCGAAGCCTGGACGGGAAGGGCGGGGTATTCCCCGTGCCCATTGAGGTGGGAAACCCCTACAACCGGCGTCACGAGCAGCGCTTCGAGTGCCACGTCTGCTACATGAAGTTCACCCGGTCGGAGACCCTCAGGGACCACATGAACATTCACACCGGTAGGAGACCACTTTCTTGTCGTACAGCTTACATAATATCAAACATtatataacaaagaaaacaaaggtgGTTGAGAAGATTTGAATAACGTTCCAACAAACATTGGTGTATTGAGTGCTGAGTTATGCAAATTGGTTTGAGACCATCGAGATAGTATTGTTATACACATGTAAATCTGTCGAAGAATTCTTCTAGCACTATTCTTTCAAATTGAAGATTGCAAGCATGTAAATCCTACTGCCAGAGATAGAAAATGTAGATACTATGCATATATTTCCTCTCTAGTGTTATGTGTTATGAATTCTATAGGCTTATTGGCAGAGTGACAGGACACCTTCCAATATTTGGAATTGCTCCATATaaatgatctacatgtatgcatcaATGATTGGTCCCAGCTTACAGATCGACCTATTCTGTACTAAATATCGCCTGACATGATTCCCCACCCTGCAGGAGAGAAGCCGTACTCCTGTAAATTCTGCCACAAGAAGTTCCGCCACCAGCGAAACCTGCGCACGCACGAACGCGACTGCAAGGACAACAAGGGGTCAAAATGGCGACGCAAGTACACCGAGACGGTCAAGGACGCTCTGGAGAGGATCCGGTCAGAAAAGACTCCGGAGCAGGAGGGATCAGAGGTCACAGGGGAGAGTGgaaaggtcacaggtcaggAGTCAGCTGTTGACCTGGAAGGAGATATGTGTCTTGACACTCTTGAAGTGCAAAGGTCAAATGATGACGATGGGACATTAACAGTACAAGACGTTCAGCGCCATGAGGAGTTCAGAGGTCAAGATGATGAACCCATTGACCTTCAAGAGGACAGAAGGTCAACACCTGACTCTTTAGGAGGGGAACAAAATTTGGTAAGTCCTTGATGATATTAGAAGAGTAGCGTACATGCCAATATTAATAGTAGTACACAAATGATGATTCATGATTCCAACTAAATACttcaaataaaaacagaatacaCAGGTATTTGATAGCTGAAAGATTTTTGTAGATTGGACTTGGAGATGTTGATAAGATGGAGTGGCAGGTGGATAGCAGCACTCAAAAAGATATGTTGTTATGatttttgtacaattttgcTTAAACATAGGGCCCTATACTGAGGGTGAGGGTTTGGAGGTTTGCTCTATCTACATGCACGTGTGAATTCTGTCTGGTCTTCACAATAATCAAACGTGAAATTTGTTGTTCCAGGAAATTGATGAAACCAGCCCTGACGTTGCCATGACAGCAGGTGACGGCAGCCCTgacgttgccatggagacaggaGACCATAACCCGGATGTTGCCATGACGACGGGTGACCATGTGAGCGACGTGTGCCTGTCAGGTGGGGACGAGGCGGGCTTGCCGGCTGACCAGCTGGAGTACATGCAGCGCCTGCAGAGCCTGAACCAGCACGGCACGCCGGCCAACAGGATCCGCAAACACGAGGCGCGCTACAGCTGCCCCATCTGCCTACAGGTGAGCAAACACCTGCCTACAGGTGAGCAAACACAGGTACACCTGTCCCACCTGCCTACAGGTGAGCAAATGTAATAAGGGTGAGGATGGTATTCCCTGGTTCTTAGGACATTGCTACAAGAAGACATCTTTGGGGAAACAAGAGAAATCTGACTGTCCACATGCTTAGATGCTCAGACAGGAATCAGTTTTACTTGAAAGTACGAACGTATAATAAGAATGGACACTAAGATTGGATACTAAGATCGTATACTAAGGTCAACCATTCGAACATCAAATGGCCAATCCCATTCCGAATAACAACAATCAACCTCTTTTGTCTGTGTATGGAATATAAAGGGGTTATCTAATGTAGAATGGTATTGTATCCCTACTCCCTACACAAACACAGGGAAACAGGCCAACCTCCTCAGTAACCCTGCACTAGTGACCACCTTTGCGTAGGGACTACCTGGccattttgggcactttttggTGCCACCGTCTCTTAGATTGACCATGGTATGACCAGCTGTCTGTAATGACCACTTTTGCTAAGTCCTTTTAGTGGTCCCTGCAATCCACAACATTGACTACATTATCAAACATGAAAAGTATTTTCAACAAACTAATGTTGATAAATCTTACCTCTGTTCCAGACGTTCACCCGGAGTCACAACCTGAAGAACCACATGCTGATCCACTCGGACGCCAAGCCCTTCACCTGTCCCAGGTGCTCAGGGGAGTTCAGGTGAGGCGCACACCTGTCCCTCTCGTTGCCATAATAATCACCTTTGGAGCTGTAGTGATGACTTTTCAAAGATTAGTTTGAGATTGAAAGTCTGACTAGTGTATTAGGAATGTTATAAGCCATACAAATCCATTTTGTTACCAGATGTTCCTGTAATTCTAAACCTTTAATTCCATCATCAAGGACCCATTTGAAAAGAAAGCTTTAACCGATGCACCTTTCTGTTAGTCTGAGTACCAACCTCTGTAGCAAACGTTGGGtcaatcttttcacttgctaaATCCGTGGTCAGCAAGCAAACAGAtagagccagtggttactacggaggtTCGTACCCAGGCTACCTTGCTGAAGTCCCAGAGAAAGAATATGTGTGGTAACAGTAATACTTTTGTTATAattatggttaccttcacagaagggtaaccatattgtttttgctcgtttcctcttcttcctcttcttctccgcacaaaagggtcaacgacctgaaccagacggctgtcaccatggttactggtaaacactgtggtgttcgattacataatgtagcaacaagCTCACCATGTATTCAATGTGTTTGAGttaaagaataaacagagcagtagtttgtaaggcttacaacatgtgaaggtaaccataatgtatttgctggcaaatgttaccTGTCTAGtctcatttttttgtctctcccCACAGATACAAGCGTAACCTGAAGGCCCACAGCAGCGTGTGTAAGGGCGTCATCAGCGTACAGAACACGGCGCACCCCGCCCGATCCATGAGCGGCAGTGAACCTGACCTCGACGCACCGGCCGACCCCGCCAGCTTCTCTGGGCTCCGTGACCTCCTGACCTCCGATGACCCTGAGGATCAGATCGAAGTATGCTTGTTTTTGcaagggtcagggtcaggggtTGGGGGAGTTATTAACTTTACAATAAATgaactacagtactgtaaatccatttgatattgcagtCAGTAATTTTAGCAAGTGGGGGGAAAGGGAGTTGTTCAAGGCATTTGATTTTAGCAGTTTAGAGTTGTTCAAGgcatttgattttaacggtgggaacaaacattaccgTCTCAAATGCTGGcgatcaaatatttgtgatgatgaaattttagcagatTAATAGTGACGCAAAAGTTGCTGAAATTAATGATAACgataacaaatcaagaattacagtaataaagAAAAGTGTACACTGATTTAGGTTGTTTAAGCTTCTTCCTAGAGCATAGATATATTAAACTTGTATTCACACAATGTTTTTTGATCATTTTTGCAGGGGTCAGGGGAGGCAAAGGAGCAAGACATGGTGTTCTCCCCAAGTCATGAAGAGTATCACTCCCCTGAAGACAACTCCAAGGCTCCCTCGTGTACGTACATACGCGGGCAAGACGGCAGGATTATCGCGGTGAAACAGGAAAGCCCGGCGAGCCCGGCTAACGGACAGTCAGAGCCGTCAGAACACGGCAGCAGAGACGAAAATGTCTGGGGAGAGAACTCCGCCGAGGAGAGACCGGGGAGCAATGAAGGCTCTGTCGAGCAGGTTGTTAAAACCCCTGTTGGTGAGACCGTGGCTGTCGGAGGGGCCAGGAAGAGAAAGGCGGGCGTGCAGCACCGCTGGGACTCCAAACACCCCAGCGTGGCCAGGCTCCCAGAGCAGCTGCAGAGCTATGTGATGGAGATGATGGCTGGAGgcgaggaggggaggggggcgcagaGTTCTGACCCGGCGGGGCAGCTCGAGCAGGGCGCCCTGTCGCAGAACGAGAACCAGATCATCAAGGACTTCTGGGCGGAGGTGAACTGGGGTCTGTTCCCCGACGACCACTTCTCGGGGCTGGGTCACCTGGGGGCAAAGGGCGCTGAGGTCACAGCGGACCAATGGCAGGGCAGCAGGATGAGGGGTCACCGACAACACCTGGAAATCCAGACAAGTCCAAGTATCGATCCGCTAAGAGACGGAGGGTCGCCTTTGCTTGATTCAGAAACCTCGGTTGTACAGGACTGGGCGGGTGACAAATCTGCCGGCAGGAAAAAACAGAACGGGACCAGGTTCGGGAGGTCCAAGGTCAGAGGTGAACACGAGACCTTTGACCCCAagaaggtcaaagttgagaCACAGGATAATGTTTAAGCACATTCCAATTCTACTTGAGAGTTCTAATATAAGACTGTAAGTCGAAGTAATGTAAATTGCGGCCTGCGTCGTAGGCACATTAAACTTTTCTTCCAAAGTACAGTAAagtgatattgtacattatttatGGACCTAGAGCGTTATTCTATGTGAGGCCACATTAACTTGTTTTTATGTCATTTGTGCATTGGTTAAGGCATGTTTCTTCCTCTCCTTTAGGAAAAAGGgaatgtacatgacttgtacatctATTTGCAATGAGATAGTGGTGACAATGGTTACGTTACAGCAACAACTACGGTAAATCCAGAAGTCACGTAACATTAATGGTTATGTTgaggaaggttagacatccaggtaataagatacaccgaATGACAGTTATGCAAGCAACTGGGAAAATGTGGAAACagactttaaaagttttatccagttgcttgagtcacTGTCATTCGGTGTTAATGGTTACTTTTAGCAATTGTTTTGACCCTTTCAGCCGTGAAATAGGTTGTGTTTTTCAAGAACGTGTAATAAATACAGGGTGTTTGTTACTCATTGGACTGATTGATGGTCAACCTGGAAGTCCCCAGGTTAATCTGAATTTGTATACGCAATCACGCTCACGTGCAAACGCAATACAACGCATTAGATTTTGTTTCTCTTGATCATGATAGTGTCATAAagtcaagttggtgtggccgtTTCGTAGCCTCTAATTTCGTAgctgttgtaaaaaaagtcCAGTGCCAGCTATCATTAACGTTAAATAACGTTACAGCACTAACGTTAAGTATATGAACTACAGTAATAAAGAAACTGTACTCACGATTCACATTATTCGTTTTTCTCCCTGTTAGCATAGATTGAAATAGCCCGTACTTACGAATGGTTATTAGGGTggccctgtggtgtagtggtctgcgcttctgttattaaccacatctggttctaatTACTttgaaccagaaggcccgagttcaactcccgggtaggacacctctggacaagaggcgcattgagtcataccaaagactttataaaaatggtacatacttctgaaacagtatggaagttaaacacactccactgccagtggactagccccctgctgcagtgattgcaccacagtgtggcccagggctatgaaacggagatgggcaccgccctatacaccttatggtgtgggaggattttaactaactacgAATGGTTGTTGAGACAAAGGGGTTGTGATCTAACCAGTCCTGGGCGGGAGCTGGATGGGATTTAATTATAGATAAGGCCatatgttgatttgactatatggatgacatcctttgggatcccaaaactgatgcgagcgtgcgaataaaaagttgccttcattatgaaatctacgtggtcaggaaggttgcataaaaataacacacagagaatggcaTACCAAatcatggattcttcattttggttatttcacatcttctttgactttggccttctacgacattagtatccattctCCGAAATATctatttgcaatttacagcatatatctgttcattttgtagctgctatacatgatttacagtatggtagaaaacttttttttcattttcggaaatggacgaaaattgatgcgcgcgcggatttcatccatacaatcaaatcaacatggccttatatgACCTCCTTGGTTCATGTAAGTTCACCTAAACCGGCGTCGAATGGAACGCCGTTCGATGGTGCTCTCACCGCGGTAACGTAACGCTCCTTGTAATGTGATTCAAGGtaagaaaagacaacaagaatGTCTTGGCCACCAATGATAAAGATGAGACGTCGAACTCATCTCTCAAATGTTATGTCGGATCACCGAAAGTAAGAACCATGCTAGGAGGAAGTTGCGAAGTCGCCTTGCTACTGCTGCTGGCGGCCTTTGGGATCGTAGCGGGCACAACCGTGCGGTTTGGTAAGACtgctagatatacatgtatgctacatTCGCCTTTCCCTCAAGAAATATCAGAAAATATTGCAGAATTTAATTCCTCGAAAGCGGTTGGCCATGCGTGGTTGTTTCTGACTCGGTCCGTTTGTTATTCGGTTGTAGTCGTTAGTTAAAATAATATATTCATACTTTCGTTTTGCAGTCTTATCCATTTATTTAAAGGGCGCCAGACATATGGAAAAATAGCTGAAATAGatataaacatgaaaaatatacCTATAGTGCAGTTAGTTGAACGTTCTTGTAATCAATTTGGACCATGAATAAAGTTTATACAGCTTCTCAAAGTTGTCGTTCTTGGAAAGCTCGAGGGCCCGCGGCGAAAAAATTCCATCGGCGGTCACGTGATGCCGTGACGTAACCGGCTGGCTCTCACTCATTGGGCCCGTTATCCGCGCGCTAGTTTCGCAATCACAACAACATGGACAGGGACGATCTGGAAAACTTTTCTGACTCCTCGTCCAGCGAGGACTGCGTCTGTGAGGAGATCGACTCTGACTCGGGACCCGAGGATGCCGTAGGAGCCCTTTTACCATACAGATTCGAACCGTATCTGTCGGATGAGCAGTCGGCTGAGGCGAATTCTGACAGCGACGAAGATGCCGACCCCGGAGCCGCTGGCGGGCATGGCGGTGAAGTTGACGCGCAAGGCGGTGGATTTCCGGGCGAGATTCCTATGGATGTCGAAAGGCTTCAAAATACTGAATGGTAAGTAACGCTCAGATATTGTTGCTTACATTTTTCTGATAGGATGGAGATTACATGCTATGGCCTATTTGGGGAGAGGTATTTACGATGTTTTGAGCCTTTTCGTCATATGCCGGTGAAAGTGCACACGCCTCGCGATGACTGAGTGTAGCAACTTATGGGCACTGTCATTATTTTCTGGTCTTTGTCGCCCGCCAATGCCTGTAACTACCTTCATCCGTATTCTCTCTTAGGTCATCTTTATgaaagaataagaaagtaatacatgaaatatcaaggagattaaacctccttggaaataTCAACAAAGATAGCCCAAAACTTGTTGTTATAAATCAAGGTAAACAACATGGCGACCCACGCTGTTGATTAGCATATGGAAATAACTCGGTCACCTTCTATGTCACTACCGACAGTTCAAGGAAACGCGGTGTTTTCAACTCATTCTTATTACGTTTTTTACAAGTTTCAAGACTATTCTCAATTTGTTTCGGGGTTTGGCCTTTCAGGTGCTCTTGTGGGGGATGCGTGAACAGGCCGACGGTCAGGGAAAGCGTATGCTGCCGCGAGCAGATGCGTGTGTGTGAGCGGAGAGAGAAGCACCCCGGCGTGGTCTGCATCACTCAGCACCGCGGCTTTGCTCAAGTGTGTCTGAGCGAGGATGTCCTCGAAACAGCCTACCTTGCCCTCCGGGAGGACCACGCGGTCAACTTTGGAAATGAGTGAGTacgcaaacaataaacaatacatgaaAAATACTGAATGGAATAAGGTAGTTGGGCAACCTTTGCGGTCTGTGTTTTAGCCAAaccaatgaacaaataaatgacaATTTCCTGTATTATAACATGATCATGTGCGTAACATCTACTATGCATTCATACGATGTGATTAAAAAGTGTAAATTTACCTCATAAACAACACTGTTTTCCATCCTTCCAGCTGGAAGAGGTACACAGCGTACAGGCAGTTTGTACGCTGGTGCTACGAGCACCTTGGCAAGTCGGTTCGTGTGCCTTTGCCCTCCTGTGCTGTGGCCGCCATACGGAGTCACTTTCCCTCCGCTGACTACACCGGTTTTCGGGAAGCTGACGACTAGTATGTTTTGGACTAATAACTGCTACAACCAGTGTTTTCCATGAAGTAAGCATATAGTCATGTATGAGGTAGATATCATtcctttttgggattggcaaaaataccagtcaactttacttgtcaagcaatgaactttgtcacatgtacaatcaactatagtcatacatgaggtagatatcatccctttttgggattggcaaaataccagtcaactttacttgtcaaacaatgaactttgtcacatgtacaatcaactatagtcatatataatgtagatatcatccctttttgggattggcaaaataccagtcaactttacttgtcaagcaatgaactttgtcacatgtacaatcaactatagtcatacatgaggtagatatcatccctttttgggattggcaaaataccagtcaactttacttgtcaaacaatgaactttgtcacatgtacaatcaactaaagtcatatatgatgtagatatcatccctttttgggattggcaaaataccagtcaacttaacttgtcaaacaatgaactttgtcacatgtacaatcaactatagtcatatatgatgtagatatcatccctttttgggattggcaaaataccagtcaactttacttgtcaaacaatgaactttgtcatatgtacaatcaactatagtcatatatgatgtagatatcatccctttttgggattggcaaaataccagtcaactttacttgtcaaacaatgaactttgtcatatATACATCAACTACAAACTCAAAATATGGGTCATAATACTTTTGTGGTACATGAAGGGACTGTTGtcctacatactagtatacatgcaGCATAGCAGATGGGCACATAATGCGTACAATAAATTTGTCAACGGCCTGAAAAATATTGGTGTTCTGATGTATAGttataacaacaaaaaagggTATATGCTATTCTTGGCAGAAGTTATTAACTAATCTATACCTCTAGTTTGCCATGTCTCTAGCATTGAACCTAGCAACATGTTCTCTAACTGCTGCCTCCTTCTGAGGCTTTTCAAAAGTAGCATTGAGAGGCGGGGGCACCGGGGCAGCAACCACCAGGCCTTCCAGCATGTCGCCATCGTAGTCCTCTCCACAGCAC contains these protein-coding regions:
- the LOC136429145 gene encoding zinc finger and BTB domain-containing protein 44-like, with protein sequence MPVTPDLCNLHVRQLQQLFSCRAADGAAARGRLLSAKITAFTSGFTGKTFNVGAETEVERWSKMAALPPSPNSYKSLVYQRTLLDRLNFLRNLGLFCDVTLEVEGKLFRCHQVILAASSTFFQTLFTQQQAAIKQATPIDLPVVKATAFCQLLDFVYTSELSLTVQTAIDLLSAASLLQMGPLVEAVSHYLKTHVGKG
- the LOC136429643 gene encoding uncharacterized protein encodes the protein MGPLVEAVSHYLKTHVGDEPDKPLPPPSSASGPGHLLPSPPIPVSSSTHLNQHLHTTAGSTHLDTHLHTPTSREPSAFVLHDSGQYVQQDSRGHQTSTSTPSLTPPHAVGHFSPRANLRLSPNADKGRAPLDYGPPLVMPPMPTHQPGFRYGVRSLDGKGGVFPVPIEVGNPYNRRHEQRFECHVCYMKFTRSETLRDHMNIHTGEKPYSCKFCHKKFRHQRNLRTHERDCKDNKGSKWRRKYTETVKDALERIRSEKTPEQEGSEVTGESGKVTGQESAVDLEGDMCLDTLEVQRSNDDDGTLTVQDVQRHEEFRGQDDEPIDLQEDRRSTPDSLGGEQNLEIDETSPDVAMTAGDGSPDVAMETGDHNPDVAMTTGDHVSDVCLSGGDEAGLPADQLEYMQRLQSLNQHGTPANRIRKHEARYSCPICLQTFTRSHNLKNHMLIHSDAKPFTCPRCSGEFRYKRNLKAHSSVCKGVISVQNTAHPARSMSGSEPDLDAPADPASFSGLRDLLTSDDPEDQIEGSGEAKEQDMVFSPSHEEYHSPEDNSKAPSCTYIRGQDGRIIAVKQESPASPANGQSEPSEHGSRDENVWGENSAEERPGSNEGSVEQVVKTPVGETVAVGGARKRKAGVQHRWDSKHPSVARLPEQLQSYVMEMMAGGEEGRGAQSSDPAGQLEQGALSQNENQIIKDFWAEVNWGLFPDDHFSGLGHLGAKGAEVTADQWQGSRMRGHRQHLEIQTSPSIDPLRDGGSPLLDSETSVVQDWAGDKSAGRKKQNGTRFGRSKVRGEHETFDPKKVKVETQDNV
- the LOC136429646 gene encoding uncharacterized protein; translated protein: MDRDDLENFSDSSSSEDCVCEEIDSDSGPEDAVGALLPYRFEPYLSDEQSAEANSDSDEDADPGAAGGHGGEVDAQGGGFPGEIPMDVERLQNTEWCSCGGCVNRPTVRESVCCREQMRVCERREKHPGVVCITQHRGFAQVCLSEDVLETAYLALREDHAVNFGNDWKRYTAYRQFVRWCYEHLGKSVRVPLPSCAVAAIRSHFPSADYTGFREADD